One window of Nymphaea colorata isolate Beijing-Zhang1983 chromosome 1, ASM883128v2, whole genome shotgun sequence genomic DNA carries:
- the LOC116251445 gene encoding uncharacterized protein LOC116251445 isoform X2 yields MEDFEPPSFSLGFDALDEDQHRDETPTRQVGAPEPSFDLLLEDEGQEEEDPPPPVLKRLKRGPSSPPRPRSAPDDPVSEVLSDADDEIENFSKLSSPEDRCKAQKISVCSSSKISLRSQSVLTSQSTGGSSVKRSSAVPKTSILSKSSATTTKSMLSSAFNSPLRRIQLLDSDSDEPSPSKDTCRIGHRAEASVGNPKSSQSDMLPKTSGVTASSKSNPLETFWKDFNEKQPISLATPALDEFCQEHFSSTKGISCSQKKKTRDKEERFGDLCNGIPPACRYFYHHDPRIRNLVSGRLANFRPLGYENNGTNDLAGERVIDYMSQFGQKETPVKVTKARGCSNRRSSSDSKKSSKAIDPLGTTGWVNPKSSATVPRDAGKRRVQAVGSAGHWYTGQDGRKVYVSKSGQELTGRVAYSNYRKESGKGFKKRKKPAAKKKSK; encoded by the exons ATGGAGGATTTCGAGCCACCGTCTTTCTCCCTCGGCTTCGATGCCCTTGATGAGGATCAGCATCGAGACGAAACCCCAACTCGTCAAGTCGGAGCGCCAGAACCGAGTTTCGATTTGTTACTGGAAGATGAAGGGCAAGAAGAAGAGGATCCTCCGCCTCCTGTTTTGAAGCGGCTGAAGAGAGGCCCTTCTTCTCCGCCACGCCCTCGGTCTGCGCCGGATGATCCCGTGTCGGAGGTCCTCTCTGATGCTGATGACGAGATCGAGAATTTCTCGAAGTTGTCGTCACCGGAAGATCGTTGCAAAG CTCAAAAAATTTCAGTCTGTAGCAGCTCAAAGATTTCATTGCGCTCCCAGAGTGTCTTGACTTCTCAATCAACAGGTGGATCCAGTGTGAAAAGAAGTTCAGCTGTTCCTAAGACCTCCATACTTTCAAAATCTTCTGCCACTACCACCAAATCAATGCTCTCGTCAGCATTTAACAGTCCTCTGAGAAGAATCCAACTACTTGATTCTGATTCTGACGAACCTTCGCCTTCCAAGGATACATGCAGAATTGGGCATAGAGCGGAGGCATCCGTGGGGAACCCCAAATCTTCCCAGAGTGATATGCTCCCAAAAACATCAGGTGTGACGGCCTCTTCCAAGTCGAACCCTTTGGAGACCTTTTGGAAAGATTTCAATGAAAAGCAACCTATAAGTTTGGCAACGCCTGCTCTTGATGAGTTCTGTCAAGAACATTTCAGTTCTACGAAAG GAATAAGCtgctcccaaaaaaaaaagactcgtGACAAAGAAGAACGCTTTGGGGACTTGTGTAATGGTATTCCTCCTGCTTGTCGTTACTTCTATCATCATGATCCTAGGATCCGGAATCTCGTATCTGGAAGACTAGCAAATTTTCGCCCTCTTGGGTATGAGAATAATGGGACAAATGATTTGGCAGGGGAGAGAGTTATTGATTACAT GAGTCAGTTTGGACAAAAGGAAACTCCGGTCAAGGTGACCAAAGCTCGTGGATGTTCAAACAGGAGATCTTCGAGCGACAGCAAAAAATCTTCAAAGGCAATTGACCCTCTAGGGACAACAGGATGGGTGAACCCGAAAAGCTCTGCGACAGTTCCAAGAGATGCTGGTAAGAGGAGAGTTCAAGCCGTAGGTTCTGCAGGCCACTGGTATACTGGCCAAGATGGAAGAAAG GTATATGTTTCAAAATCTGGACAAGAGTTGACTGGCCGAGTTGCATACAGCAATTACAGAAAG GAAAGCGGAAAGGGTTtcaaaaagaggaagaagccgGCCgcaaagaagaaatcaaagTGA
- the LOC116251445 gene encoding uncharacterized protein LOC116251445 isoform X1 produces MEDFEPPSFSLGFDALDEDQHRDETPTRQVGAPEPSFDLLLEDEGQEEEDPPPPVLKRLKRGPSSPPRPRSAPDDPVSEVLSDADDEIENFSKLSSPEDRCKAQKISVCSSSKISLRSQSVLTSQSTGGSSVKRSSAVPKTSILSKSSATTTKSMLSSAFNSPLRRIQLLDSDSDEPSPSKDTCRIGHRAEASVGNPKSSQSDMLPKTSGVTASSKSNPLETFWKDFNEKQPISLATPALDEFCQEHFSSTKGKEVVHSEKIHADAGSTRSRFSGKFGGAGISCSQKKKTRDKEERFGDLCNGIPPACRYFYHHDPRIRNLVSGRLANFRPLGYENNGTNDLAGERVIDYMSQFGQKETPVKVTKARGCSNRRSSSDSKKSSKAIDPLGTTGWVNPKSSATVPRDAGKRRVQAVGSAGHWYTGQDGRKVYVSKSGQELTGRVAYSNYRKESGKGFKKRKKPAAKKKSK; encoded by the exons ATGGAGGATTTCGAGCCACCGTCTTTCTCCCTCGGCTTCGATGCCCTTGATGAGGATCAGCATCGAGACGAAACCCCAACTCGTCAAGTCGGAGCGCCAGAACCGAGTTTCGATTTGTTACTGGAAGATGAAGGGCAAGAAGAAGAGGATCCTCCGCCTCCTGTTTTGAAGCGGCTGAAGAGAGGCCCTTCTTCTCCGCCACGCCCTCGGTCTGCGCCGGATGATCCCGTGTCGGAGGTCCTCTCTGATGCTGATGACGAGATCGAGAATTTCTCGAAGTTGTCGTCACCGGAAGATCGTTGCAAAG CTCAAAAAATTTCAGTCTGTAGCAGCTCAAAGATTTCATTGCGCTCCCAGAGTGTCTTGACTTCTCAATCAACAGGTGGATCCAGTGTGAAAAGAAGTTCAGCTGTTCCTAAGACCTCCATACTTTCAAAATCTTCTGCCACTACCACCAAATCAATGCTCTCGTCAGCATTTAACAGTCCTCTGAGAAGAATCCAACTACTTGATTCTGATTCTGACGAACCTTCGCCTTCCAAGGATACATGCAGAATTGGGCATAGAGCGGAGGCATCCGTGGGGAACCCCAAATCTTCCCAGAGTGATATGCTCCCAAAAACATCAGGTGTGACGGCCTCTTCCAAGTCGAACCCTTTGGAGACCTTTTGGAAAGATTTCAATGAAAAGCAACCTATAAGTTTGGCAACGCCTGCTCTTGATGAGTTCTGTCAAGAACATTTCAGTTCTACGAAAGGTAAGGAGGTGGTGCACAGCGAGAAAATACATGCAGATGCTGGAAGCACTAGGTCACGTTTCTCGGGTAAATTTGGTGGTGCAGGAATAAGCtgctcccaaaaaaaaaagactcgtGACAAAGAAGAACGCTTTGGGGACTTGTGTAATGGTATTCCTCCTGCTTGTCGTTACTTCTATCATCATGATCCTAGGATCCGGAATCTCGTATCTGGAAGACTAGCAAATTTTCGCCCTCTTGGGTATGAGAATAATGGGACAAATGATTTGGCAGGGGAGAGAGTTATTGATTACAT GAGTCAGTTTGGACAAAAGGAAACTCCGGTCAAGGTGACCAAAGCTCGTGGATGTTCAAACAGGAGATCTTCGAGCGACAGCAAAAAATCTTCAAAGGCAATTGACCCTCTAGGGACAACAGGATGGGTGAACCCGAAAAGCTCTGCGACAGTTCCAAGAGATGCTGGTAAGAGGAGAGTTCAAGCCGTAGGTTCTGCAGGCCACTGGTATACTGGCCAAGATGGAAGAAAG GTATATGTTTCAAAATCTGGACAAGAGTTGACTGGCCGAGTTGCATACAGCAATTACAGAAAG GAAAGCGGAAAGGGTTtcaaaaagaggaagaagccgGCCgcaaagaagaaatcaaagTGA
- the LOC116246342 gene encoding disease resistance protein At4g27190-like, with protein MALDIATCIFQGCNLFCDLCSPQLKDIINFKENKQRLDSQFEVLMYQKNKIVSYVEGGKRDGKVPSETVERDLQRMEKLERKYRDILEKFEARHCGNCKLLFELSRQIENIGGEIQTETEIGFQYMDGRGVLNDPPPPMVEVLSVPHVYGREEVIKRIMNHLNDDRIRIIGLWGITGVGKTTVAQKVNNELKGKETLVIYVPMKDKPGIEGIQTRIARRLGMTFGEHDNEVTRAAMLFNRLREKKFLLILDEVHRKLDLDHVGVPNRSDQSMMSKVLLTTTDFEMCKTMLSDETVEVELLPKPHALCLFREKAGKVVESHEIQPLAKEAAEECEGLPRFLVLLGEIMRDVHEVGIWNNALRELRALRVTRVLSNWSVADVDKEFRLLRRNIDRITDRSTRLCFLYCCLFSRRYSVNVKRLVSYWRSEGFMEELNSKDSTDKGFQIIGRFRNYCLLKAKDSFSSVMMLGLVRDMGLKMADEEGHQFFVRDEKTNPLRQWPPKGMIPQDIKRISLMGHQIQSLADQPQQVWSELSTLILQHNPLKSITDGFFHGMPALQVLDLSHTEITTLPPSISTLVNAKALYLGDCRYLREMPPIGELRQLKLLDLNHTQIEELPQGLEELSQLKTLILSYTKRLTRIRRGLMPCLLAIEELDMHQSAYSWGLEGMAKLETASLEELSSLHKLEALYVNIQNPICLIPNEFVDQWRILWQFNFSIGGDIELPRRHNRELHVINSDGLLPSETVKMVLRRTQSLVLFNCTGIMWISQVGGSFKDLKSLFVHGCDDVSSLMVRGDDVDQNGAWEVLETLDLRNLANLETIWMGRAPRGGTLGNLTQITISCCPQLRSLFPIGVFVKKNKLKEIHLWECASIEEVFQGEVLEARAGGDGDIEEEACLPFLTRVILKDLPRLTVVCKEEPFLPLLEEVEVKSCPLLKNLPIRDIGAIQQIKGSKIWWEQLKWQNESIKTAMQRLFLDNGE; from the coding sequence ATGGCTCTTGACATCGCGACTTGCATCTTTCAGGGCTGCAATCTCTTCTGCGATCTCTGCTCCCCTCAGCTGAAAGATATTATCAActtcaaagaaaacaaacagaGGCTCGACTCTCAATTTGAGGTGCTCATgtatcagaaaaacaaaatagttaGCTACGTCGAAGGCGGCAAGAGGGACGGGAAAGTTCCTTCCGAAACAGTGGAGCGCGACCTGCAGAGGATGGAGAAACTGGAAAGGAAGTATCGGGACATATTAGAGAAGTTCGAGGCCCGGCACTGTGGTAACTGCAAGCTGCTCTTCGAACTAAGCCGACAGATTGAAAATATCGGGGGAGAGATACAGACGGAGACGGAGATTGGCTTTCAGTACATGGACGGGAGGGGGGTTCTCAACGATCCACCACCACCCATGGTAGAAGTGCTCTCTGTTCCCCATGTTTATGGCCGGGAAGAGGTCATCAAGAGGATAATGAATCACTTGAACGACGATCGTATCCGAATCATCGGCCTCTGGGGAATCACCGGGGTGGGCAAGACCACCGTTGCGCAGAAGGTGAACAACGAGCTCAAAGGCAAGGAGACTCTCGTCATCTACGTGCCTATGAAGGACAAGCCAGGTATCGAAGGGATACAGACCCGGATAGCTAGGAGATTAGGGATGACCTTTGGAGAGCATGATAACGAGGTAACCAGAGCCGCCATGCTCTTCAATAGGCTGAGGGAAAAAAAGTTTCTGCTAATCTTGGACGAAGTTCATCGTAAACTAGATCTGGATCACGTGGGAGTGCCCAACAGAAGCGATCAAAGTATGATGAGCAAAGTGCTGCTCACGACGACCGACTTCGAAATGTGCAAGACGATGTTAAGTGATGAAACTGTTGAGGTGGAACTCCTCCCCAAACCCCACGCCTTGTGCTTGTTTCGGGAAAAGGCCGGGAAGGTCGTGGAAAGCCACGAGATACAGCCACTTGCAAAGGAGGCTGCCGAGGAATGCGAGGGGCTGCCGCGCTTTCTGGTTCTCTTGGGAGAAATCATGAGGGATGTACACGAAGTTGGGATATGGAACAACGCGCTGAGGGAGTTGAGGGCCTTGAGGGTGACGAGGGTTCTGAGCAATTGGAGCGTGGCCGACGTTGATAAGGAATTCCGGCTATTGAGACGCAACATCGATCGGATCACGGATAGGAGCACTAGGTTGTGCTTCTTATactgttgcttgttttctagaCGCTACAGTGTGAATGTCAAGAGGCTTGTCTCCTACTGGAGGTCGGAAGGCTTTATGGAGGAGCTCAATAGCAAAGATTCGACGGACAAGGGGTTCCAAATAATTGGAAGGTTCCGAAACTATTGCTTACTGAAAGCAAAGGACTCCTTCAGCAGCGTCATGATGCTGGGCTTGGTCCGGGATATGGGACTCAAGATGGCAGACGAAGAAGGCCACCAGTTTTTCGTCCGGGACGAGAAAACCAATCCTTTGAGGCAATGGCCTCCCAAGGGAATGATTCCACAAGACATCAAGAGAATCTCCTTGATGGGTCACCAAATACAATCACTTGCAGACCAACCACAACAAGTGTGGTCGGAGCTATCGACCCTGATCCTCCAACATAACCCTCTTAAGAGCATCACCGATGGTTTCTTCCATGGGATGCCCGCCCTTCAGGTATTGGATCTAAGCCACACAGAGATCACGACTTTACCGCCGTCCATCTCAACTTTGGTGAACGCCAAGGCGCTCTATTTAGGGGACTGTCGATACTTGAGGGAGATGCCGCCGATTGGGGAGCTGAGACAGCTTAAGTTGCTTGACCTCAACCACACTCAGATAGAAGAGTTGCCCCAGGGACTGGAAGAACTGAGCCAGCTAAAGACTTTGATCTTGTCCTACACAAAGAGGCTCACTAGAATCCGGCGAGGCCTCATGCCATGTCTCTTAGCCATTGAGGAACTCGACATGCACCAAAGTGCATACTCTTGGGGCCTGGAGGGCATGGCGAAGCTCGAGACAGCCTCACTTGAGGAGCTAAGTTCCTTGCACAAATTGGAAGCTCTTTATGTCAATATTCAGAATCCGATTTGCCTCATTCCAAACGAGTTCGTTGACCAGTGGCGGATTCTGTGGCAATTCAATTTCAGTATAGGAGGAGACATCGAACTCCCGCGGCGCCACAACAGAGAACTCCATGTCATCAATTCCGACGGGCTACTGCCAAGTGAAACCGTGAAGATGGTGCTACGCCGGACTCAATCGCTGGTGCTGTTCAATTGCACAGGCATCATGTGGATTTCCCAAGTCGGCGGTTCCTTCAAGGACCTGAAGTCGCTCTTCGTTCATGGCTGTGATGATGTTAGCAGCCTGATGGTAAGAGGAGATGATGTCGACCAAAATGGCGCATGGGAAGTGTTAGAGACTCTAGACCTGCGGAACTTGGCCAATTTGGAGACCATATGGATGGGGAGGGCTCCTAGAGGAGGAACCCTTGGTAATCTGACGCAAATCACCATAAGCTGCTGTCCGCAGTTAAGGAGTCTGTTCCCCATCGGCGTATTCGTGAAAAAAAACAAGCTGAAGGAGATCCACCTATGGGAATGCGCTTCGATAGAGGAAGTATTTCAAGGAGAGGTTTTAGAAGCGAGGGCTGGTGGCGACGGTGACATAGAAGAGGAAGCTTGTCTCCCCTTCCTGACAAGGGTGATACTCAAGGACCTGCCTAGACTAACAGTGGTGTGCAAGGAGGAGCCTTTCCTTCCTCTCCTAGAGGAGGTAGAAGTGAAGTCTTGCCCGCTGCTGAAGAATCTTCCAATTCGTGACATTGGTGCGATTCAACAGATTAAGGGCTCCAAAATTTGGTGGGAACAACTGAAGTGGCAAAATGAGAGCATCAAAACTGCTATGCAGAGACTATTTCTTGATAATGGGGAGTGA